The Denticeps clupeoides chromosome 1, fDenClu1.1, whole genome shotgun sequence genome segment acagtccccctggagtaactcagggttaagtgtcttgctcagggacacaatggtagtaagcgggattcgaacctgggtcttctggttcataggcgagtgtgttacccactaggctactaccactcgtCGAGGTCCCTGGACGTGTCCACTGGCCATATTTtcccctccttcttcttcccAGGATGAGCGCGCAGGGCGCAGAAAGTCGCGTGTGTTTGTCGGGCTCCGGAGCTGTGGAGAGCGTCTCGCCCAAGTCAACTGCTCCCTTAGAGGCGTCTTTGAAGACGTCCTTCAATGCCTCAGACCGTCAAGCTCGAGCGCTGGCGACGAGTGAACCAGTCAAACTTGATTCCTTCCTCCTCACATCCAGGCCGTCACAGCGTCCGCGAAGGTCTTACGCTCATGTATATGATCACATGTTGAtgttatcttgttttttttggggggtttttttgtcAGGTTTGAGGAACAATCTTATTATTGCATTTCATGGCGCTGCCGCCGCTCTCTGTTCCCGTCCCGTTTCTGGTTGAACCTATAGAAGGGTTAACCCGTCTTTGGGGATTAACTCCCGAGGGCCTCGTCTCATCTCCTTCGCGGCAGAGTTCAGGCCATGTGCACAATTCAAACTTCTAAtctccatgtgaggaaatggcGTTTTTTGGGGGCGTTCTGCGATCGCCCCCCGCCCCCGTACTTCTGATCAGACGGAGGACGTGTCCTGACGTATCCCTGGGCCCGAACGCATAATTAGCTGCCCCTTTCACACACTTTTGTCGAGCAGATCTGTGAAAAGGGACAAAGCTGGCCTGAAACCCGAGCAGCCATAtctgcattttctttattctccTCTTCCCGTGCCAGTTGGGGTGTTGGTAGATGATAGCTGATGGTGCTCGTAATGTTGCGCCAGTTTTGTGGTCTTTCCACCTTGTCTAAGATTTCATCCGGTCTGTTCTCATGAAAATggtttgaggggaaaaaaaaaaaaaaaaaagcaactgtCATAAAGGCAGCATaaagtttaataaataaaaataatggtaTATCGGTTATGTAGACATCCCTAACCAGTGCAATTTTTATGAAACTTTTTTTGATGACTTCTGCTTGCAATATGTGGCGTTATAACATGATTACATTGCTGTCGTGTCGGAAGGAAGCTCTATGGCTTTGGATTATGTCGCACGCCAtagcattatttttttctgccgCGCATTTCCTATTGATGGCCTGAGGTGACGGTCATGTTCCTGTTTGAGGTTGCCATCACCATCTTGTTTTGAACAGTAGTTCTGTGAATTCCCCATGTAATCTCATTTAGTAATGATGTGGTGCTTAAAGTTCACAGGAAGTGGTAGACATGGCTTTCCGGGGTTAACGCTGCATTTTATGATAGAATTACGCATCTCGTGTCAAAACACAACTGCTTGTAAACGTACGGGCTGGACGAGAAGTTGATTTAAAACTCAAAACTGATTGCAATGAAAACTTCTCAATAACAGAACGGAAGATGTTGTGAGAGATACATTTTATGTTCAAACTTTCACGATAAGAAGGTGATGGTTGGGCTTGGGGTAGTTAGTTGCATGTCCATATATGGTCGTGCATCCTGTCTTGGGATGAAAATTGGCATCTAATAGTACGGTATTGAGAGAGAgtactttttaatgttttaaaattgtTGTGGCTTAAATTGttcttttatgaaaaaaaagtctttagtTTATGGATGTCTTAGTATTGCTGAAGCAGCATGATTGTCACATCACTGATTCTACGGGCGAGCTGTCATGATGGTATTGTGTCTTGGGTCACTGTCATTCTCAGCCTTAGTCTGCATCTAAATTGGAGGGCGAATGCTCTTCGGTTACACATTAGTTGAGCAGTTTCGGATCTGTGGAAGGACGACACGAGCGCAGTTTATCACCAAGTCAGCGGAATTGTGCCCATCCAGGCCCTGTCCATTTATTAACCTGCACGGGTTGTCCATTGTGGTCATGCACACGGACATTTCGGTAAACCATTAATGTCAGTTTCTAATATTTTCTTGAagcccccaaaaaaataaacctgCCGCGGGCCCTTTCCTGAAACATTTGGGACTGATTGCGCATTTTAGGAGATGAAGATTGGTATTGTGCTTCATTTCCTCTTTATCCACTCAAGTTCCATCTAGACCTTGAGCGCTGAGGCTTTCAATTTCTGGATCATGTAGCATAACTGTGCATGTCGGGAGCGCGGATGAAGATCCTGCAGACTGTAGCAAGCATGGGAATTCCTGCCATGAGGAACGTGGCTAATGCCGGCTTCTGTTGTGTCAGCTTTTTGTCTGTCTGACTCAACAATGAGCCATCTTGTAAGAGTGAAATGACAGGATTGGACACATTCTCTTGCGTGAATTTGAGAAGGAAGAGTCGGGTCTAGAATGAGTGTGGTTGTGTTGGACTAGGACTGGGCCTAGAGCAAATGTCCCTATAAAATGGTCAGAAAAACCGTGCGAAATTGAATCGATACACGTGATATTGTATATACTTTTTCAATCTTTCAACAGCCTTGTCTCGAGACCACAGCTGATCAGTCCTGCAACTTCAGCAAACCTTCAGGCTCTTTGACCTTTGCGGCTAATGGAAAAGTACCCGTAGTTTGTGTGCGGTCAAGACACCGTTGATTGGAGTGATAATGCAcagtttgtttcagttttttttttttttttttgcgccagTTATCAGTGCGCCGCAGAGGGTGGGACGAGTTAAgtcttctctccttcttttctttttataaagCTGCACAGACACGAGCAATCGACTTGGGGCCGTTATCAGTAACTGTGCACCATGGAAGTTGTACCATTATACAGTCGACGCGAGACGACCTTGAGAACCCGAGCTGAAGAGAAACCGCTACAGATAAGGAAACTGTGGGGCGCAAAAAAATGAGCGTAGCAACGCAAAGTTGACTGTTAAAGTTACTCATCAAATGTTAATCATTAAGAATTCCCCAAAGCCGGACAATAATGGAGTTGTTCCAGGATTACACGGAAACGGTAAGTTTTAGTGCCCGTTTCTGCACAAACACCAAGTTGCCGAGTTAATTTACCTAGAGGGTGATCTCACTGTATATGAAAAGGGAGTCATGTTCTCAGTGAGACGTCTTCAGTTACGTCTCATTTTCACCACGTGTCTCATTGTAATCCTTCTATCCGTGAGTGCCCTATCACTGCCATCAAATGATATTTCATATTCTGGAAACATGGGGAAACATGATCCTTGTCTTCGGTGCCCATATTTACCCACAATTTACTCTGCTAGCGTGTAACGAGAATTTGCGACCTCAGTTAAAAGCCGAGGGCTCTGGGGTCTGGCACTCCTAGGGTCTCCTGGCCGATGCAGCCATAATGTCCTGTTCTCCATGTCCTGAAAAGCACATTTTGTCCTGATAagggaatctttttttttttttttttttttgtcagctttGTGAGCGTTCTCTAGACTAGCAGTgccagatgaaagtgaaagttgtgGAAAAAGTCCAGTTTTCCAACTTTCCAACTTTCATTTTCTAACCCTTCCACAAGGCCCATTTCACTTCTGTTTTTGGGCAGCGCATGGTCCCCTGGTCATGGTTCGAGTTGACCACCAAGTGGCATTTGAGGACTCTGAGGAGGCCTCCCGTTGTTCCCGGACGAGGACTGAGGACATGCTGGCCATTGTTGTGGCTCCTGGTGACACTGTTCTGATGAGCAGGATCTGGCTTCACAGTCGAGACCAGTGGTGCATCGGGATTGTTGTGGCATTAGCAGCTGGCATTTTGGGAACTGCATAAAGCCCGCGTTTAAGGTCCTAACCACTGATTCCCcatactttctttatttttaatattgtgaGTAATCCTACCCACTCTTTACCATGACAACAAAGAGCTGGAAAGTTCTCCCGTACTTCCCATCACGGAAAAAGGGACTTTTCAGGTTCACTACCGCCTTTCAATCTTCAAACAGCATCGCATCAAAGTTGGCTCCCCagctgacctttaacctccaCTGAACACTTCCATGTGTCCAATATTTAAGAGCCTTAGCAGATGCGTGAGACAGGACGGTTCCTGTGCACCACCCAGGCAGTCGGCTGCTGCTTCTTCAGATCCTCCCTGGGGCTTACAGTGATTTATTTTCTGCCCAGATCATGTCTGCGCCTTCTGACTTCTAACACAGTAACCGTTTCCATTTTCAGGCCCCTGTTTCAGGCCCTAATTAACCCGCCATGGCCTTCTGTTGACCTTGTTGACTTTCCAGCCGGTCAGGTGACTTTGCTTAGCTGGGGTCCTTTGATGGATTTCCGTCAGGGCGCTCTTCAGGGGAAGGGGGCTGGTCCACTGCTGGCAGAGTGGAAACCAAAACTGGTTTGCAGGAATTCTTTCAGAGTAGAAGACGGCCAATGAGACATGCTGTCCAGGTATTGCTTAAAATCAGTTGAGAAACTATCGACATATTACCAGTAAGGACGTCTGTGTGGTTAAGGTCAGGATTAGATTTcggttaacttttttttttttttaactagagTTAATATCCATTACTATTCTGTTGAATCGATGAAtagattaacatttaacagagATTACTCAGAGACGACGTGAGTCTCAGTTTTTGCACGTCATAGCATTTGCTTTTCAGTTGCAGTCTTCCTGTAAGACATGCAAAATTCTCATTTCTGCCTGTTTCCATGGCGCAACCTCACTGGTGTTGAGGCTCGTGCAGAGTGTAAACTGTTGTTGTGATCGGTCAGCGAAAGCCGCCATGAGTGACTGATAAAATGAATGATAAAACCTTCATCCCTGGACGACCACAAGCTTTTTGCCTCGTTTGCTGCTGTTATGAGCAGACGTGTCCaaccttttgactggtagtgtatgcaTGTTTCATGTTATGAGCAGAAGGGGTTAAAGTGTTCACTCCTAAATTTATCTGGAGTTACGCAACGTCAGGAGACTGTTGAAAATGGGCAGAGACTTCAGCATATATCTGCTAGGCATGCTGAGGCCCTGTTCCAAATGCCCTTTGGATAAGAGGGTGTCGTGCATGGACCTCTTCTACCATCAAGCGTGCACAGATAACATCAGAGGCCAACAGGAAGGAAGTGGTAGAATGCAAAATTAAATCTTCTTTCTCATCAGCTGAACATCAACGTCGACGTCTGAGGTGTTTCTGCTCATTTCTTACTTCTGTGGCTTTTCGCCTTCTAGGTTGTGTCTGATGCTGCAGGCCAGGGAGTGACCATCACAGGCAACAGAACATTCAACAACTGGAACTGGCCCAACGCGGTTATCTTCGCTGCAACAGTAATCACCACCATAGGTGGGTATCAGCCCCATCATCTCCAGCATTATCTGTTTACTCTGGGTGTACCAGGATGGTGGCAGGGGGGTGAAGACAAATTAGTGACACACATCTCGCTGGGCAGGAAATtgccttatttatttacaaGACGTTCAGTGTTTGGTAATCACTCGGTAATGGCCTGTTTAGCTTTGCTGTGATGGGCTTGGCCTGCTCACAGGTGCATTCTTTGACCCTCTTTCCAGCGGCTGTAAAATCCAAGCGAACGGTGCTCTGATAACATGGTGTCAGAGGCAAAGAGTTTATATTCTGTGAGCATGATATttgattttttatatattttttgtgtcattttaacAGGGTATGGCAACATTGCACCTAAAACTGCGCCTGGGAGGGTCTTCTGTATTTTCTACGGCCTATTTGGAGTGCCCCTCTGTTTCACATGGATCAGTGAACTTGGAAAGTTCTTTGGTGGAAGGGCCAAGCACCTGGGCCAATATCTTACAAAGAAAGGCGTGTCACTGGTAAGAAGCGATTTGGATCctataaatggaaaaaaaaaacactcttaaAAGCACAAGCTTGTGCACCTACTCTCTATGTCTCCATTTTTCTTCTAGAGGAAAACTCGGTTCACCTGCACAGCCCTCTTTCTCCTTTGGGGAGTTCTGGTCCACTTGGTCATCCCTCcatttgtgtttatgtgccaAGAGGGCTGGACCTACATTGAGGGCTTGTACTTCTCCTTTGTTACCTTGACTACAATCGGCTTTGGAGATCTAGTAGCCGGTTAGTTTTTCCATTCATGATATCAAACGAATGTTGTTGGAAAGAAGCAGGCTCACCTTAGTCTTTTGGTAGCGGTTAGGCATGTCAAGTGGAGGTTTTATCTTCAATAGTTGAACAAACATCTCTGTAATTTGACCTTGCAGGTGTGGACCCCAATGCCAACTACCCCAGCCTGTATCGCTACTTTGTGGAGGTGTGGATCTATTTGGGCTTGGCCTGGCTCTCCTTGTTCTTCAACTGGAAGGTCCGCATGGTGGTCGAAGCCCACAAGGCCCTGAAGAAACGGCGGAAGCGTCGCAAGCTTTCCATGGATGAGCAGCAGCACTACAAGGAGACCCAGAAGTCCATGCGCCTGCCACCCTCCCCCAAGGAGGTGAACATCTTCAGCTTCCGGTCGAAGAGACCGGAAGCCTTCAGTGACCTTATTAAGCAAATGGGCTCCAAGGACAGCAGGATGAATAGCGTCAGCACCAACAGCAGCATGATCAAAATAAAGGAGCCTGTACGTTCCAAGAGCTGCAGCGACGCCATCGCCTCCAGTAATAACGCCATCCTCAACCTGGACCGGTCACCTCGACAGAAGCGGCGCTACAGCTTCAGTGATCGTGTGACCGTGGCCTTCTCCAAATCTAAGAACTATCTTCTTGGACAAGATAATGGTCTGCTGGAGGAGGTTCCCGGTGAAGTGGACCTGGTTAGTGAGCAAGAGGGCATGTTCGAAAACCAGCTGGACAAAGAGGCAGGGGAGGACCGCATGGGAATTGGGGTTTCGGGCTGTGGGACGTGGGAGTCCAAAGAATACCAGGCGCTCATATTTCAGAATGCCAACATAACCTTCATAGATGAAAACCTTTTGAACAGTCCTGAAGATGAAAATGATGACTGCAGTGAAGAAGCTAAGCTCTCTACAACGACAGACGAGAACGCTGAATCCGAAACAGACTCCAAAGAGTCTGAGGGCTCGGTCTTCACAAGTGATGGGTCGGATCATTGCCACTCCTATGAGAAGCTTGTTGAGGAGTACTCCAAAGAGGAGAACACAGACTCATGACTGACTGTCATCTGTATGACAGTTAGTGTTCCTCTGAAGGGAAAAAGGGACCTTGAACACCTGGACAATCTGGCTGTTTGTGTcttctttgttatttttctgaACAAAATGAAGTAcctgagacattttttttttttttcttttcatgttgGTGTTCCACAATCATGTTAAGGAACTGGTAGAGGCTTATAATACATGTCAACCTCGAATTACGAAGTCCACTAAACAGCCGCTAGTAATCTCCTTGTAATAGGGTTGTTGTCTATTTATGTGGATAAAACAGTCCAGCATTCCCGTTCAGAGTGCATGAACTCAACTGCATATGATCTTTTGCTGAAAGGTTGCTAGTGGAAGAACAGAAGTGCTCCTGGAGTGCTCAGCTTTCTACCCCTCGTATGCACCATATTGGTGCTGTAGTCTTATTGTAAAGAAGGAGAGCAGTGGTGTGCAGAACTTAAGGTGGTTCAGTTCTCCTGATCCATTTAATTCTGTTGTGCCTTGAAATTTTAGGTGTGGGTTCATTCCAAATGTCTTGGAACTTAGCTGGAAAGGCCCTGttaagtggaaaaaattatattctctGGATATCTGCCTAACCTTAGAACGTATGATGATGCTGTACCATCTCTTACAACTTGTGAACCTTTAATATCCTGCCCACAGTTTCCTTTTGCTTTGAAGCAGTGTGGTGTGGCGTCACGGAACCTTGCAGCCACACCTTTCAGATCCTCCTGCCTGCATTCTTCCGTGCTGTATACTGTGTCagtatgtttcatttttattgttattcatgTTTTAAACCCAGCCCCTGAGGACTGCTGCATTTCTTAATGATCACGTTTGCTAAAATGTGTACTTATTTACCCTGGTTTTAAAAGAGGACCCTCCCTCCCCCTGCCCTtccttgtgtgtttttaagtggcAGCTGCATATTGTGCCTAGGTGACTAAGGATTACTTGACTACAACAGGAAGAGTGAAAACTGCTAATCAGGAGTTTATACTGTATGATAAAATTGGGTTGAGTGTCCATTTACGGTGTAATGACCCTGTATAGTTATAGAAAAATTACTCAGGACCAGTTAATGAACATAATGATCATAAGCAATCTGGTCACCTCATCTGTGGAtcagtttttttctgatatATGTGAATCAGACTAAATACAAAGACTGTGATTTTACTCTTAATTACTGTGttaggaaataaaataaaactgctcGATGCCCAAATAATGGTTTAGAGCCATTCGGTCTCTGTTTGTGTTCTGTTATTCTCTTGGTGGTTGTTTGCACTCCATTTGTTGGTCATATTGATATTCTATATTGAGAggaatttttatgaaaattacaatttttggCATCAAAATCTTGCATTTAAAGTTGTGGTTCTCAGGCCTCCATTCACCCTACATCAGACTATGCAGCTTTAGACCATAATCAGTAGACTTACTACGAATGCGGTTGGCTGAAAGGGGTTTGAATCAAAATTTTGCAGAGAAAAGGACTTTAGGATTTGGACAACTAATATCTAAGGTACTTCaggagggattttttttttttttttcttttaatacttAATGTAAGGATAACCCACATTTGTGTAGTATAAAACTGTGCTCCACTAAATGTACTCCAAATGTACAAcatgtttt includes the following:
- the LOC114801343 gene encoding potassium channel subfamily K member 5-like isoform X1 gives rise to the protein MSAQGAESRVCLSGSGAVESVSPKSTAPLEASLKTSFNASDRQARALATSEPVKLDSFLLTSRPSQRPRRSYAHVVSDAAGQGVTITGNRTFNNWNWPNAVIFAATVITTIGYGNIAPKTAPGRVFCIFYGLFGVPLCFTWISELGKFFGGRAKHLGQYLTKKGVSLRKTRFTCTALFLLWGVLVHLVIPPFVFMCQEGWTYIEGLYFSFVTLTTIGFGDLVAGVDPNANYPSLYRYFVEVWIYLGLAWLSLFFNWKVRMVVEAHKALKKRRKRRKLSMDEQQHYKETQKSMRLPPSPKEVNIFSFRSKRPEAFSDLIKQMGSKDSRMNSVSTNSSMIKIKEPVRSKSCSDAIASSNNAILNLDRSPRQKRRYSFSDRVTVAFSKSKNYLLGQDNGLLEEVPGEVDLVSEQEGMFENQLDKEAGEDRMGIGVSGCGTWESKEYQALIFQNANITFIDENLLNSPEDENDDCSEEAKLSTTTDENAESETDSKESEGSVFTSDGSDHCHSYEKLVEEYSKEENTDS
- the LOC114801343 gene encoding potassium channel subfamily K member 5-like isoform X2; this encodes MVDRGPLLTSAIIFYLSIGAAIFQVLEEPNWERAVREYRAKKDKILSDYPCLTRDDLDKILEVVSDAAGQGVTITGNRTFNNWNWPNAVIFAATVITTIGYGNIAPKTAPGRVFCIFYGLFGVPLCFTWISELGKFFGGRAKHLGQYLTKKGVSLRKTRFTCTALFLLWGVLVHLVIPPFVFMCQEGWTYIEGLYFSFVTLTTIGFGDLVAGVDPNANYPSLYRYFVEVWIYLGLAWLSLFFNWKVRMVVEAHKALKKRRKRRKLSMDEQQHYKETQKSMRLPPSPKEVNIFSFRSKRPEAFSDLIKQMGSKDSRMNSVSTNSSMIKIKEPVRSKSCSDAIASSNNAILNLDRSPRQKRRYSFSDRVTVAFSKSKNYLLGQDNGLLEEVPGEVDLVSEQEGMFENQLDKEAGEDRMGIGVSGCGTWESKEYQALIFQNANITFIDENLLNSPEDENDDCSEEAKLSTTTDENAESETDSKESEGSVFTSDGSDHCHSYEKLVEEYSKEENTDS